One Alphaproteobacteria bacterium DNA segment encodes these proteins:
- the fliD gene encoding flagellar filament capping protein FliD, translating into MTALNFNNVNVSNTGQVTFSGVGSGIDFQSIENSIIQAKQVPIDTLQTSITNNQKKISDLQQFQGLLNSLQSSLSQMYGAVSAGNSSNDFDATVANTSSSRTDGQTPSPASNLLEVTTTNLAQPGTHQIQVLQLATTAKIASGGFNSLTTDLGTASGGTQGSISGSFTINGTTINVSSTDNLTTLVNNINAADTGTNPTGVTASIVSVSPTDNLLVLTADKTDTPIQLADPNNTGVLAQLGVSNDGGSTFLNQLQAAQPAQFTADGLTNPASFQSAVESSGSAAFSTYTSVPSGTNTFQIVDANNNVLGTVTYTSADSLNTIASKISAITGVSASVVQTSSGSQLVISSNNGAKINLTNDSGNLLSQIGIVNQPLVLTRSSNTIDDLFAGITINLFQAEPGTTVSVQIANNVAGVQSDIENFVQAYNAVREFINTENQTDPSTGEAATNAGPLFDDSTMDAIRDQLSGMIGDGTTGVSTQFSTLGQIGINFVDNSTLTNPTQDNTLTIDTNTLNQALLNNLSDVQKLFSFTFSSSNSQVALVGFDGTSSYSPSGYTLNLNYDSATSSVASANVNGTADGADNDSATVNGQTITATSQTGASGLQLFYTGNTSLSNVQLNFTVGIGAQMFFALQGMTDQATGTVQNEINGIQTQDQAIQTNITNQTNLLNTYQQSLTNQFNNAETNVSALNNIQGSLFQL; encoded by the coding sequence ATGACCGCGCTTAATTTCAATAACGTCAATGTGAGCAATACGGGGCAGGTCACCTTTTCGGGTGTCGGGTCCGGCATCGATTTTCAGTCGATTGAGAATTCGATCATTCAGGCGAAGCAGGTCCCCATTGACACCCTCCAGACGTCAATTACGAACAATCAGAAGAAGATCTCGGACCTGCAGCAGTTTCAGGGTTTGCTTAATTCACTTCAAAGTTCCCTTTCGCAGATGTACGGCGCCGTTAGCGCAGGCAACTCAAGCAACGATTTCGACGCGACAGTCGCCAACACGAGCAGCTCACGCACCGACGGCCAAACGCCCAGTCCCGCTTCCAACCTGCTTGAGGTGACCACTACGAATCTTGCCCAGCCGGGCACTCACCAAATTCAGGTCCTGCAGCTCGCAACCACAGCGAAGATCGCAAGCGGCGGATTCAACAGCTTGACGACCGACCTGGGCACCGCGAGTGGTGGAACTCAGGGGTCGATTTCGGGAAGCTTCACGATCAACGGTACGACCATCAATGTATCGTCGACGGACAATTTGACGACCTTGGTCAATAACATCAATGCCGCAGATACCGGCACCAACCCGACAGGCGTCACGGCCAGCATCGTGTCCGTAAGCCCGACCGACAATCTGCTCGTGTTGACAGCAGACAAGACCGATACCCCGATTCAGCTCGCGGACCCAAACAATACCGGCGTGCTCGCTCAGCTCGGCGTCTCGAACGACGGCGGGAGCACGTTTCTTAACCAACTTCAAGCTGCGCAGCCGGCGCAATTCACGGCCGACGGCCTGACGAATCCTGCGAGTTTCCAGTCGGCCGTGGAGTCAAGTGGCTCAGCCGCATTCAGCACCTATACATCCGTGCCCTCGGGGACGAACACGTTCCAGATTGTCGACGCGAACAACAACGTGCTGGGTACGGTCACCTACACAAGTGCCGATTCACTCAATACGATCGCAAGCAAGATAAGCGCGATAACGGGCGTCAGCGCGTCGGTCGTACAGACGAGTAGCGGTTCGCAGTTGGTGATCAGTTCCAATAATGGGGCCAAGATTAATCTTACGAATGATTCCGGTAATTTGCTCAGCCAGATCGGAATCGTAAACCAGCCGCTCGTATTGACTCGTTCGAGTAACACGATCGACGACCTGTTCGCCGGCATTACGATCAATCTATTTCAGGCAGAGCCGGGAACGACTGTCAGCGTTCAGATCGCCAACAATGTGGCAGGTGTTCAGAGCGATATTGAGAACTTCGTGCAGGCCTACAATGCCGTGCGTGAGTTCATCAATACGGAGAACCAGACGGACCCCAGTACCGGCGAGGCCGCCACCAATGCCGGACCTTTATTCGACGATTCCACGATGGACGCCATTCGCGATCAACTCTCCGGGATGATCGGCGATGGCACGACCGGCGTCAGTACACAATTCTCCACTCTTGGTCAGATCGGAATTAACTTCGTCGACAATTCGACACTGACCAATCCCACGCAAGATAATACGCTTACGATCGATACCAATACTCTCAATCAGGCGCTGCTCAATAACTTGAGCGACGTGCAAAAGCTGTTCTCATTCACTTTTTCCAGCTCGAACTCGCAGGTTGCTCTTGTCGGGTTCGACGGGACATCGAGCTATAGCCCATCTGGCTATACGCTCAACCTGAACTACGACAGCGCAACCAGTTCAGTGGCGTCGGCCAATGTCAACGGCACGGCCGACGGCGCCGACAACGACAGCGCCACTGTAAACGGTCAGACGATCACGGCCACCAGCCAGACCGGTGCGAGCGGACTGCAGCTCTTCTATACCGGCAATACCAGCCTAAGTAACGTTCAACTCAATTTCACCGTCGGTATTGGCGCACAGATGTTTTTTGCGCTTCAGGGCATGACCGATCAGGCGACCGGCACGGTGCAGAACGAAATCAACGGCATTCAGACCCAGGATCAGGCGATCCAGACGAACATCACCAACCAGACGAATCTGCTGAACACGTATCAGCAGTCCTTGACAAATCAATTCAACAACGCCGAGACCAACGTTTCCGCCCTAAACAATATCCAAGGCAGCCTGTTTCAGCT